One region of Miscanthus floridulus cultivar M001 chromosome 19, ASM1932011v1, whole genome shotgun sequence genomic DNA includes:
- the LOC136527909 gene encoding zinc finger CCCH domain-containing protein 46-like, producing MSRRQELCRNFQRGSCKYGAQCRFVHASSQQQQQQAKPNPFGFGSQQQQQANPNPFGFGSGSRQQQQQSSFGAQFQQQQQKPNPFGFGVQGGAAAQSRNAPGPAKPFQNKWVRDPSAPTKQQEAAQPPPTAHISCTDPESCRHQIAEDFKNETPLWKLTCYAHLRSGPCDITGDISFEELRAKAYEEGRQGHPLQSIVEGERNLQNAKLTEFNNFLSNPRLSVSQTPSFPTVASFPEVKNNSPFGVSQNNGPPVFSSFSQIGAASNIGPGSRTTPGVPTNSIFGQSNQPSHPAFPTPTFGRSDMKFGVLGSFGSQISQQSSGSLQGSNMPSVGNFPKPHASYQQSPSSSHHRDIDRQSQDLLSGIVAPTSATNQAPVEDNKNENQDDSIWLKEKWSIGEIPLGEPPQRHISHVF from the exons ATGAGCCGGCGGCAGGAGCTCTGCAGGAACTTCCAGCGCGGCAG CTGCAAGTACGGAGCGCAGTGCAGGTTCGTGCACGCGTCctctcagcagcagcagcagcaggcgaagCCCAACCCGTTTGGGTTCGGctctcagcagcagcagcaggcgaatCCCAACCCGTTTGGGTTCGGCTCTGggagcaggcagcagcagcagcagtcttCCTTCGGTGCGcagttccagcagcagcagcagaagcccAATCCGTTTGGATTTGGAGTACAAGGCGGTGCGGCTGCGCAGTCCAGAAACGCTCCTGGCCCGGCAAAG CCATTTCAAAATAAGTGGGTAAGGGACCCCTCAGCTCCGACGAAGCAACAGGAAGCGGCGCAGCCTCCACCAACAGCCCACAT CTCCTGTACAGATCCTGAGTCTTGCAGACACCAGATTGCTGAGGATTTTAAGAATGAGACTCCACTCTGGAAGCTTACGTGTTATGCTCACCTCAGGAG TGGTCCTTGTGACATCACTGGGGATATTAGCTTTGAAGAGCTGAGAGCTAAAGCGTATGAGGAAGGCAGGCAAGGGCATCCTCTGCAGTCAATA GTCGAGGGTGAAAGAAATTTGCAAAATGCAAAGCTGACAGAGTTTAATAATTTTCTGAGCAATCCACGTCTATCGGTATCACAAACTCCAAGCTTTCCAACTGTGGCTTCGTTCCCTGAAGTGAAAAATAACTCACCATTTGGGGTTTCTCAAAATAACGGACCACCAGTGTTTAGTAGTTTCAGTCAAATTGGAGCAGCATCTAATATTGGACCTGGGTCCAG AACTACACCAGGAGTCCCAACCAATAGTATTTTTGGTCAATCTAACCAGCCAAGCCATCCAGCATTTCCTACACCTACTTTTGGCCGTTCTGATATGAAATTTGGAGTTTTAG GTTCATTTGGAAGCCAGATATCACAACAGTCATCTGGGAGTTTGCAAGGCTCAAACATGCCCAGTGTTGGCAATTTCCCAAAGCCTCATGCTAGCTACCAGCAGTCCCCTTCCTCTAGCCATCACAGAGACATTGATAGGCAGTCACAAGATTTACTTAGTGGAATTGTGGCTCCTACAAGTGCCACAAACCAAGCTCCTGTTGA GGACAATAAAAATGAAAATCAGGATGATAGTATCTGGTTGAAGGAAAAATGGTCAATTGGAGAG ATTCCGCTAGGTGAACCGCCACAGAGGCACATCAGTCATGTGTTTTAG
- the LOC136528373 gene encoding uncharacterized protein encodes MSAPAAQAVVALALAAILSTPAPQADTFSNVPPTLSGGDGKQERIKHPRSAKALQCTTKCVGTCIRGGGGAPGEGPLNVRRPLVVFKDGFRSRQYCLIECSDICNGIKDGQDGP; translated from the exons ATGTCGGCGCCGGCGGCGCAGGCCGTGGTGGCATTGGCTCTCGCGGCCATCCTCTCGACGCCGGCGCCCCAGGCGGACACCTTCTCCAACGTCCCGCCCACGCTCTCAG GGGGCGACGGGAAACAGGAGCGGATCAAGCACCCCAGGTCGGCCAAGGCGCTGCAGTGCACGACCAAGTGCGTCGGCACCTGcatccgcggcggcggcggcgcgcccgGCGAGGGCCCCCTCAACGTCAGGAG GCCCCTCGTGGTGTTCAAGGACGGCTTCCGCAGCCGGCAGTATTG CCTGATAGAGTGCTCGGATATCTGCAACGGCATCAAGGATGGGCAGGATGGACCCTGA
- the LOC136526945 gene encoding leucine-rich repeat extensin-like protein 7 → MIPAPRASTAGGSGWRRVLLALALLLLTLAPTASAQPTPTSPALQAAYAALQAWKRTAIFSDPSNFTSNWVGPNVCAYNGIYCAPRPSDGALAVAGIDLNHADIAGHIPADLPLGLPDLALLHLNSNRFCGVLPDTFLRLRLLHELDLSNNRFVGAFPALVLGLPALRYLDLRFNDFEGPIPPPVFDRPLDAIILNSNRLRGPIPGNLGNSPASVVVLAHNRLGGCIPPSIGRMADTLNEIVLIDDDLTGCVPPQVGLLRKVTVFDVSGNHLQGPLPASVGGMAAVQQLNVAGNLLRGPVPPAVCVLQGTLRNFTYEDNFFTSRPGCAVATADGRWNCIPGAPAQRPPPQCAAAAAPFDCRTAQCQAPPTSGLPGSGPGGPSQPLPPPGSTTPSYPSPPGSSTTPSSGYQPPPPSSGWAPSGQPVGVPPPTEHPGGVWPPHTPTAPGTPGSAYPPGTPGSPSTPTTPGTPGSTFPPTTPGAPGSSPSTPTAPGTPGSTYPPTTPGAPGSSPSTPTTPGTPGSTYPPTTPGAPGSSPSTPTTPGTPGSSPSTPTTPGTPGSTFPPTTPGYHPPSPGGGSPGGHGGNQHGSPPSTPGSGGVLPFPPAHGMPPPPPPSDPAGNLPLPPVHGVSYSSPPPPLPPVYPVSYSSPPPPLPPVYGVSYSSPPPPATPYKSN, encoded by the coding sequence ATGATCCCCGCTCCTCGCGCCTCCACTGCCGGAGGCAGCGGGTGGCGCCGCGtcctcctcgccctcgccctcctcctcctcaccctcGCGCCAACCGCATCAGCGCAGCCGACGCCGACGAGCCCAGCGCTGCAGGCGGCTTACGCGGCGCTACAAGCGTGGAAGCGGACGGCCATCTTCTCGGACCCGTCCAACTTCACATCCAACTGGGTCGGCCCGAACGTGTGCGCCTACAACGGCATCTACTGCGCGCCGCGGCCCTCCGACGGGGCGCTGGCCGTGGCGGGGATCGACCTGAACCACGCCGACATCGCGGGCCACATCCCGGCCGACCTTCCCCTGGGCCTCCCCGACCTCGCGCTGCTCCACCTCAACTCCAACCGCTTCTGCGGGGTGCTGCCCGACACCTTCCTCCGCCTGCGCCTCCTCCACGAGCTCGACCTCAGCAACAACCGCTTCGTCGGCGCGTTCCCCGCCCTCGTCCTGGGTCTCCCCGCGCTCAGGTACCTCGACCTCAGGTTCAATGACTTCGAGGGACCCATTCCGCCGCCGGTCTTCGACCGCCCGCTCGACGCCATCATTCTCAACTCCAACCGCCTCCGTGGCCCCATCCCGGGGAACCTCGGCAACTCCCCCGCGTCCGTGGTGGTGCTCGCGCACAACCGTCTCGGCGGGTGTATCCCGCCGTCGATTGGGAGGATGGCGGACACGCTCAATGAGATCGTGCTCATCGACGACGACCTCACCGGCTGCGTCCCGCCGCAGGTCGGGTTGCTTAGGAAGGTCACGGTGTTTGATGTCAGTGGGAACCACCTCCAGGGCCCGCTGCCGGCGAGCGTCGGTGGGATGGCTGCCGTCCAGCAGCTCAATGTGGCCGGGAACCTGCTCAGGGGGCCCGTGCCGCCGGCCGTGTGCGTGCTGCAGGGGACGCTCAGGAACTTCACCTACGAGGACAACTTCTTCACCTCTCGCCCTGGGTGCGCCGTCGCCACGGCGGACGGCAGGTGGAACTGCATCCCTGGCGCTCCCGCGCAGCGCCCGCCGCCGCAgtgcgccgccgcggccgcgccgTTCGACTGCAGGACGGCGCAGTGCCAGGCGCCGCCCACGTCTGGCCTGCCTGGGTCGGGTCCCGGCGGGCCTTCACAGCCGCTGCCACCGCCTGGCTCCACCACGCCGTCGTACCCGTCCCCGCCAGGGAGCTCCACCACGCCGTCGTCCGGctaccagccgccgccgccgtcgtccgggTGGGCACCGTCGGGTCAACCTGTGGGCGTGCCACCACCCACAGAGCATCCCGGTGGCGTCTGGCCGCCGCACACGCCAACGGCTCCCGGCACGCCAGGATCAGCATACCCTCCGGGGACACCAGGATCGCCATCCACACCGACTACTCCGGGCACCCCAGGTTCGACATTCCCGCCGACGACCCCCGGAGCGCCAGGGTCGTCGCCATCCACCCCGACGGCTCCAGGCACGCCAGGTTCAACATACCCACCGACGACTCCGGGCGCACCAGGGTCGTCACCATCCACGCCGACGACTCCGGGCACGCCAGGTTCAACATACCCGCCGACGACTCCGGGCGCACCAGGGTCATCGCCATCCACGCCGACGACTCCGGGCACGCCAGGGTCATCGCCATCCACGCCGACGACTCCGGGCACGCCAGGTTCAACGTTCCCGCCGACGACACCCGGCTACCACCCTCCGTCCCCAGGTGGTGGTTCTCCAGGCGGCCACGGCGGCAACCAGCACGGCTCTCCACCATCAACACCTGGCAGCGGCGGCGTCCTGCCATTCCCGCCCGCCCACGGCatgcccccgccgccgccaccgtccgACCCAGCGGGGAACCTGCCGTTGCCGCCCGTCCACGGCGTGTCCTACtcgtcgcccccgccgccgctcCCGCCCGTGTACCCCGTGTCCTACTCGTCGCCCCCACCGCCGCTCCCGCCCGTCTACGGTGTGTCCTACTCGTCGCCCCCGCCGCCTGCGACGCCGTACAAGAGCAACTAG
- the LOC136526946 gene encoding delta-aminolevulinic acid dehydratase, chloroplastic-like: protein MASTVSFSPANVQMLQARSGHGHAAFGSCSAVPRAGPRLRSTAIRVSSEQEAAAAVRAPSGRTIEECEADAVAGKFPAPPQLVRPKAPEGTPEIRPLDMAKRPRRNRKSPALRAAFQETSISPANFVLPLFIHEGEEDAPIGAMPGCYRLGWRHGLLDEVYKARDVGVNSFVLFPKVPDALKSPTGDEAYNDNGLVPRTIRLLKDKFPDIVIYTDVALDPYSSDGHDGIVREDGVIMNDETVYQLCKQAVSQARAGADVVSPSDMMDGRIGALRSALDAEGFHDVSIMSYTAKYASSFYGPFREALDSNPRFGDKKTYQMNPTNYREALIETAADEAEGADILLVKPGLPYLDIIRLLRDNSALPVAAYQVSGEYSMIKAAGALGMVDEQKVMMESLMCLRRAGADVILTYFARHAAAVLCGMGPK, encoded by the exons ATGGCGTCCACCGTCTCCTTCTCCCCTGCCAACGTTCAGATGCTCCAGGCTAGGagtggccatggccatgcggCCTTTGGGAGCTGCTCCGCCGTCCCAAGAGCCGGGCCAAGGCTGCGCTCCACGGCCATCAGGGTCAGCAGCGAGCAGGAGGCGGCGGCCGCCGTCAGGGCGCCGTCCGGGAGGACCATCGAGGAGTGCGAGGCCGACGCCGTCGCTGGGAAATTCCCTGCTCCCCCGCAGCTGGTTAGGCCAAAGGCCCCTGAAGGAACACCGGAGATCAGGCCCCTT GACATGGCAAAGCGCCCCCGTCGCAACCGGAAATCGCCTGCTCTTAGGGCTGCATTCCAGGAGACAAGCATCTCGCCTGCCAATTTTGTGCTCCCATTGTTTATCCATGAAG GAGAAGAAGATGCTCCTATCGGAGCTATGCCAGGGTGCTATAGGCTTGGGTGGAGGCATGGGCTGCTTGACGAG GTTTATAAGGCCCGCGATGTTGGTGTTAACAGTTTCGTGCTCTTTCCTAAAGTTCCTGATGCATTGAAG TCTCCAACAGGAGATGAAGCGTATAACGATAATGGTCTGGTTCCACGTACAATCCGCTTGCTCAAAGACAAGTTCCCTGATATT GTTATATACACGGACGTTGCGTTAGACCCTTATTCATCTGATGGTCATGATGGTATTGTGAGGGAAGATG GAGTAATTATGAATGATGAAACAGTTTATCAGTTGTGCAAGCAGGCTGTTTCACAG GCTCGTGCTGGTGCTGATGTTGTCAGCCCTAGTGACATGATGGATGGGCGTATTGGAGCACTTCGCTCTGCTCTGGATGCTGAGGGTTTCCATGATGTCTCCATTATGTCCTACACTGCAAA GTATGCCAGTTCATTTTATGGCCCATTCCGAGAAGCTTTAGATTCAAATCCAAGATTTGGAGATAAGAAGAC TTATCAGATGAACCCAACCAACTACAGAGAAGCCCTCATAGAAACCGCAGCGGATGAGGCAGAAGGAGCTGACATTCTGCTA GTGAAACCGGGATTACCATACTTGGATATCATCCGACTTCTTCGGGATAATTCAGCCCTACCGGTTGCTGCTTACCAG GTCTCCGGCGAGTACTCGATGATCAAAGCCGCGGGGGCGCTGGGCATGGTCGACGAGCAGAAGGTGATGATGGAGTCGCTCATGTGCCTGCGGCGAGCCGGCGCCGACGTCATCCTGACCTACTTCGCGCGTCACGCCGCCGCGGTGCTGTGCGGCATGGGGCCCAAGTAG
- the LOC136528372 gene encoding uncharacterized protein: MPLPLAKARRGFSPQPEPQPARSSGRSQLEQDVKRLRKALQEETALHAVLEGALGRAAVTLADMAYLPTNAQELLSNICILETAVTKLEEEMVSLHFQLIQERNERRLVEYRLKHLPPPPSACSCHSGKLGPDDTTGEKCSSQGEEVYPRAALHEQAVKLQRQISVKGFADPNQLSEDIVRCMRNIFISLSDSCRDSSRNSSLAQQSIPSPTGNYSISAFWSLSEPSSISSWVQSPQVDLNYNNNLLASETVFDPYKAREKLSWADIGSYSAAAEVSWMSVGKKQLEYAAESLRKFRLFIEQLAEINPIHLNDDARLAFWINLYNALMMHAYLAYGVPRSDMKLFSLMQKAAYTIGGHSFSAAFIEYVILKMKPPSHRPQMALLLALQKIKVPEEQKKFCIAAPEPLLTFALSCGMYSSPGVKIYTANNVREELQDAQRDFIRASVGVSRKGKLLVPKILHCFARGFVDDNSFPIWISHFLPQQQATFVDHCVSQRRQSLLGTRTFGIIPFDSRFRYLFLPDTGSLN, from the exons ATGCCGCTGCCGCTGGCCAAGGCGAGGAGGGGGTTCTCCCCGCAGCCGGAGCCGCAGCCCGCGCGGTCGTCCGGCAGGTCGCAGCTGGAGCAGGAC GTCAAGAGGCTGCGCAAGGCGCTGCAGGAGGAGACGGCGCTGCACGCCGTCCTCGAGGGCGCCCTGGGCCGCGCCGCCGTCACCCTCGCCGACATGGCATACCTCCCCACCAAC GCGCAGGAGCTGCTCTCCAACATCTGCATCCTCGAGACCGCGGTCACGAAGCTGGAGGAGGAGATGGTCTCCCTGCATTTCCAGCTCATCCAGGAGAGGAACGAGAGGCGGCTCGTCGAGTACCGCCTGAAGCACCTCCCCCCGCCGCCGTCCGCTTGCTCCTGCCACTCCGGGAAACTCGGACCAGAT GATACCACGGGCGAAAAATGCAGTAGCCAAGGGGAGGAGGTTTATCCTCGTGCTGCCTTGCATGAACAAGCTGTGAAACTACAGAGACAGATCTCTGTTAAAGGCTTCGCAGATCCTAATCAGCTCTCCGAGGACATCGTCCGCTGCATGAGGAACATTTTTATTTCGCTATCAGATTCCTGCAGAGACTCCTCAAGGAATTCCTCCTTGGCTCAGCAGTCTATTCCATCCCCCACTGGGAATTATTCAATTTCTGCCTTCTGGTCTCTGTCGGAACCGTCGTCCATATCTTCTTGGGTACAGAGCCCTCAGGTGGATTTGAACTACAACAATAATCTATTAGCTTCGGAGACTGTTTTTGACCCTTACAAAGCCCGTGAGAAGCTTAGCTGGGCTGACATAGGCAGCTACAGTGCGGCGGCTGAAGTTTCCTGGATGTCAGTTGGGAAAAAACAACTTGAATACGCTGCGGAGTCACTTCGCAAATTCAG ATTGTTCATTGAGCAGCTGGCAGAAATAAACCCTATTCACCTCAATGATGATGCAAGGTTGGCATTTTGGATCAACTTATACAACGCGTTGATGATGCAC GCttatcttgcttatggtgttccACGAAGCGACATGAAACTGTTTTCACTGATGCAAAAG GCCGCATATACAATTGGTGGGCACTCATTCAGTGCTGCATTTATTGAATATGTAATTCTGAAGATGAAACCACCAAGTCATAGGCCACAGATG GCCCTGCTTCTTGCCCTTCAGAAGATTAAGGTACCCGAGGAGCAGAAAAAATTCTGCATTGCGGCACCTGAGCCACTTTTGACGTTTGCCCTCAGCTGTGGAATGTATTCTTCTCCCGGG GTGAAGATATACACAGCAAACAATGTGAGGGAAGAACTTCAAGATGCACAGCGTGATTTCATTAGAGCATCGGTAGGAGTAAGTCGAAAAGGGAAGCTTCTGGTCCCTAAGATACTACACTGTTTTGCCCGTGGTTTTGTTGACGACAACAGCTTCCCTATTTGGATCTCGCATTTTCTACCTCAGCAGCAAGCTACATTTGTCGATCACTGTGTGTCTCAAAGGCGGCAAAGTCTCCTGGGCACCCGTACTTTCGGCATCATTCCATTTGATTCTCGGTTTCGCTACCTCTTCCTGCCAGATACGGGATCTTTAAATTAA